One Cucumis melo cultivar AY chromosome 8, USDA_Cmelo_AY_1.0, whole genome shotgun sequence genomic window, AAagataaatagaaaaaagaaaactaaacaaTAAAGAATCGGTcacaaatatttattatatggATCATTAACGGTGGGTTTCTTACATCCACGACATAGGAAGAGGAATACTTTATAATTAGAGACAAAATATGATATTACACACATATGGCATATGACATATGTAGTACAACTCTTTTTAAACCCTAGAActaaaattataaatagaaaaagTAGGAATATAATTTAGATTCTATAGGTATGTGGGTGACTCATATTGCTAGCTAGATGGCAAATTCAAAACATTCAGAAAGCTTGTCATTATGCATTAGTGATCCAACAATTAACAAGTGGAGTTAGACATACTGTGAACATGTTCAAACACATCTTTCCAATCATTCAAACATGTCTAGTTTTGaaattactttttctttttttttttttgtctaaaaatgAGCCATAGAAAATGCTATACCCTAAACCCAAATACCAAAGGATTCCAATGGCCAACATGTAAATTTAAATGGGCCTATATTAGGCCTAATTAAGACCAAGGCCCAATAATGAAGCCGATCACATTATGGATTTAGCCCAAAAAGGTAAGCATCGGTTTGTTCCGTCTCGGACTCTCGGGGAGTTGTTTGTTTGTTGTTTACTCACGAAGAGATTAGAGAGTTTGAGTAGAAGGGGAGAATCGGAATCGGAATCGGAATGGGGGCAATAACGACGGCCGTGATAGCAATCGGAGCGGTGGTTGCAGGATGGATCACCATCGAAATAGCTTGCAAACCTTGCCTGGAGAAAGGTCGGGAAGCCATTGATCGTTCTCTCAATCCTGATTACGATCCTGACGATGAAGTCTCCGACATTCGTGCTCCTCTAAATCCCAACCACAATTTCACGCCAGATCTTGACGATACAAACCCTAGTCATCCATCTTCCACCACTTCCGAGGTTATCAAGGCCGTTTGATTTCACTACCTTCTTTCCTCGTATTTAACGGGTAATCGCATTTTGTTGTTCTCGTGAATCGTATTCCGGATTTTAGAATCTTCGGTTCGGGTTGAGGAATTCTCTTTTGAATTGGTCTACCGATTATATTGCTGCTTCAAGGGACGGTCAACGGATTGCAATGTAAAAATCTCTTGTTTTGTGTTTTGCTTGTTGGATCTctaattctttttaatatagGGATGATAGAAACTGTTTTCTTAGTAGAATAAATGGAATGTATAAATGTTTCTATATTATGTTGTAATTTAAGGGGTTTGTGTTTGTGATCGAGTGTTTAAGCTTCAACTTACTTGCTCGGTTCAACTGAAGAAGCTGACTATAATTGGAATTCAAAATCTTAATATGAGTATCTTTGAATGGTTTTCTGAATAACCCAAATCGATTCTATCCAATAAACCGATCTAGCAAGAGTTAGTTTGGATTATTGTTGTGTTTTCATCTTGGGTTGCTGAGTGATTATGGTGATAGTTTCATAAGTGTGTTGCAAAATTGTAATGTAATGGTGTGTTACAACGTTGTGTCATCCATTAACCCTAAGAGAGGTTAGGTGTTTGAATCTCCGACCTTCAAGTGTTTGAATTTGATTCGAACCGTAAGTTGTTGGAATTTCAAAGATTGTCTGGAGGCGAAGCCTGTGAGTGAGAGTTGGAGTATCACTGTTAAGGAGGGGAATGGAGTTGTCGTATGGTCAATAGAGAGGAGCCTTCTTCCCATGTGCAAATTTGTTGTAGCTTAAACACGAGTTTCAAATTATTGACTTTGTTGGTTGGTTCCTTTATTTTGTGTTTCTGAAATGTTTCTTAATGGAATACAAATGCAAGTTTCtttgattttcaattttttttaagaaaacataAATTGATACACTACTTATTTATACAAACTGCTTCATTCATAGACTTATCAATTATACTGtaattatatatttgtataGACATGGCGTAAAATTTTAATTCGAAATTTTTCGTTTTTCTCAAATTTAGGAAAAACTCAGACGTCTGGAGAAAAATTTGAACTTTTTATGTtgaaaaatttacaaatttcTAGAATATTTGATGAAATGTTGACATCATGTTTGAATGATTGTACTTTTGTTTATCCTTTGAAATTTCTCTGTTGACAACAATTTTCGAAACTTTAATGAGCCTACCAAACTGCCAACTCAATCATCTTGCTTCCGTCTCTGTATttgattatgattatgattatgcTTTATAATTATGATTTATGAGTCTCAAAGACAAAAGCAGGTGATATGATGATAATAAGCCATAAGGGTGTGTTTGGACTTTGAAAACTTCTACCCATTTGACTCAAACTTACTTCCTAATTTTATTCAAGTTTTTTCCCCTTCAACTATGACAAGCGATATTACAGAATTTGAAACTTCAACTCAAATAAATTGAGGTTTGCATTACTAATTTGAGCCTTAATTTTATAACATTTCTCATTTCTTTACTATTATACCTTTATTTGTTATCCATTTTATTATGTGTTCTTAAGATTGTTTCCTTTTAGAATTAGTCTTCCATTTCTCAATGATATTGGACAACCTAACCATGGATTATGCATGTCTCGCGCTGGTTGAACGTTTtgatattgattttgattcttcTTGGCTTTGATTTTTAACATTGAAATCGTTACAATGTTTAAATCATTCTTCTAATTTTGTGTCAattattttggtatttttattTGGGTTTTATATCAGTTTTGCGTTGATTGTGGGGTCATTCTATCATATTATCATTCATAGAAGATGCATATCATTAATATGTTTTTATTGATATGCTTTTACCAGTGATGTTTGTATTAATGATAAAAATACTATATATACTACTTCGTCAATTACCGAGGGTTGTTTCAAGTGCTGTAATGGAATAGGTTCATAACACAAATGCAATCCAAAATTCATGTTTGGATGGAACGTTTTTTTTATAGTAACTAATAGGCTACTACacttgatagattttgctatcaATAGTAGACTTGATATAGGTCTATCATTGATCTGATAGAGTACTTATAGAACAGTCTATCACCAAATAGacttaaacaaaatattttgGCACTTCTATGAGTTCAAATGTAAATTAAACTATGTTATATCTACGAATAATTTCATTTAAAGTCTCAATTGATCTCAAATCCCGTTATTgaatcatcttttttttttttagtctaataattattattgaataATTCTATACCAACTCCAACCATCAATCCATCTATCAAACATTTGACTCTttaaaaaccaaaccaaaccaatcAAAAAGATTTCATATAATATTATtgcaaacttttctttttctttcgtCCATCTATTTTGAAACACTCCTATGATCatcattaattattaattatataccaaagaagaaaccaaaagtttatttaatttcagcaacaactaatgataataataaacaaaaaaactTACGTTTTTGCGTGAGGGAAACATTTCTCTCTAGATAACactataattataaaattagcaaataaattaagaagaaagaaagaaatcaaagtTAGAGAGTCGTGGACTCGTGGTTAGGATGAGAAAGCTAAAATTTGGGGCCATTGCATTTATTAGGCTATCAAGTCAAGTCGGAAGTCGTTGGATTTTGTTTATGAACAAAATTTTGGGATGCAACTTGGACTCATCATCCTCATTCTATTTTCATTTCCTTCCTTAACATTTTAATTCTATCATACTTATACCTTTTTTTGTAGATTATACATAGATACATAATatatacacttaattattaCCTCTAAACATATTATCTATTGCAATTTCTCCGAAGTTAAAGGATAAAGAAGAAATGGTAATTTAAAGATATTGTTATATGGTAATTATGGTAGAGTTCGTAGCCTAGGGGAAAAAGTGTCAATCACAATCATGCACTTGCATGGGGTACGAAACCACCACGTAGTGATTGTAAGTCTCCAAGTTgattatttcaaaatcaatattATTCTTCGAAatgggcatgcttcctttgacTCAGTCAACTCTCCCCACTTTTTCAAAACGGTCAACTCATCTTACTCTTTATATAAATAGAGAGAGATATACAATAAAACGGCATGAAATTAGTCGTAGAAGAAGCATAAAGCCCCCCCAACAGCACAAACAAGAGAAATGGGAAACCCTAAGAAGACGGCGGAAGTGAGGGTGGTGCTAATTGAGTACCACC contains:
- the LOC103484363 gene encoding uncharacterized protein LOC103484363; this translates as MGAITTAVIAIGAVVAGWITIEIACKPCLEKGREAIDRSLNPDYDPDDEVSDIRAPLNPNHNFTPDLDDTNPSHPSSTTSEVIKAV